In Acinonyx jubatus isolate Ajub_Pintada_27869175 chromosome A3, VMU_Ajub_asm_v1.0, whole genome shotgun sequence, a genomic segment contains:
- the BCL2L11 gene encoding bcl-2-like protein 11 isoform X7, which yields MFPAAAAAAGAARARSAARGALGCPAERGGGWTASGRVCAAPGSLNASSRLCLPRYLRADGQGAPGRRRARAGRRAARARTRRSEGKGRTKKDQMAKQPSDVSSECDREGGQLQPAERPPQLRPGAPTSLQTEQQDRSPAPMSCDKSTQTPSPPCQAFNHYLSAMVCMVTYCLARL from the exons ATGttcccggcggcggcggcggcggccggggcaGCGCGGGCCAGAAGCGCGGCGCGCGGAGCCCTCGGCTGCCCGGCGGAGCGCGGCGGCGGGTGGACGGCCAGTGGTCGGGTCTGCGCTGCCCCGGGGTCTCTGAACGCGAGTTCTAGGCTTTGTCTCCCGCGCTACCTTCGTGCTGACGGTCAGGGGGCTCCGGGTCGGCGAAGGGCGCGGGCAGGACGCCGCGCGGCCCGGGCTCGGACGCGACGCTCGGAAGGGAAGGGGCGGAC aaaaaaagaccaaatggCAAAGCAACCTTCAGATGTAAGTTCTGAGTGTGACAGAGAAGGTGGACAATTGCAGCCTGCTGAGAGGCCTCCTCAGCTCAGGCCTGGGGCCCCTACCTCTCTACAGACAGAGCAGCAAG ACAGGAGCCCGGCACCCATGAGTTGTGACAAATCAACACAAACCCCAAGTCCTCCTTGCCAGGCCTTCAACCATTATCTCAGTGCAATGG tatgtatgGTAACATACTGTTTAGCGAGATTATAA
- the BCL2L11 gene encoding bcl-2-like protein 11 isoform X3: protein MFPAAAAAAGAARARSAARGALGCPAERGGGWTASGRVCAAPGSLNASSRLCLPRYLRADGQGAPGRRRARAGRRAARARTRRSEGKGRTKKDQMAKQPSDVSSECDREGGQLQPAERPPQLRPGAPTSLQTEQQGNPEGEGDRCPQGSPQGPLAPPASPGPFATRSPLFIFVRRSSLLSRSSSGYFSFDTDRSPAPMSCDKSTQTPSPPCQAFNHYLSAMVCMVTYCLARL, encoded by the exons ATGttcccggcggcggcggcggcggccggggcaGCGCGGGCCAGAAGCGCGGCGCGCGGAGCCCTCGGCTGCCCGGCGGAGCGCGGCGGCGGGTGGACGGCCAGTGGTCGGGTCTGCGCTGCCCCGGGGTCTCTGAACGCGAGTTCTAGGCTTTGTCTCCCGCGCTACCTTCGTGCTGACGGTCAGGGGGCTCCGGGTCGGCGAAGGGCGCGGGCAGGACGCCGCGCGGCCCGGGCTCGGACGCGACGCTCGGAAGGGAAGGGGCGGAC aaaaaaagaccaaatggCAAAGCAACCTTCAGATGTAAGTTCTGAGTGTGACAGAGAAGGTGGACAATTGCAGCCTGCTGAGAGGCCTCCTCAGCTCAGGCCTGGGGCCCCTACCTCTCTACAGACAGAGCAGCAAGGTAATCCTGAAGGCGAAGGGGACCGCTGCCCCCAAGGCAGCCCTCAGGGCCCGCTGGCCCCACCAGCCAGCCCCGGGCCTTTTGCTACCAGATCCCCGCTTTTCATCTTTGTCAGAAGATCCTCCCTGCTGTCTCGATCCTCCAGTGGGTATTTCTCTTTTGACACAGACAGGAGCCCGGCACCCATGAGTTGTGACAAATCAACACAAACCCCAAGTCCTCCTTGCCAGGCCTTCAACCATTATCTCAGTGCAATGG tatgtatgGTAACATACTGTTTAGCGAGATTATAA
- the BCL2L11 gene encoding bcl-2-like protein 11 isoform X8, translating into MFPAAAAAAGAARARSAARGALGCPAERGGGWTASGRVCAAPGSLNASSRLCLPRYLRADGQGAPGRRRARAGRRAARARTRRSEGKGRTKKDQMAKQPSDVSSECDREGGQLQPAERPPQLRPGAPTSLQTEQQDRSPAPMSCDKSTQTPSPPCQAFNHYLSAMGLFE; encoded by the exons ATGttcccggcggcggcggcggcggccggggcaGCGCGGGCCAGAAGCGCGGCGCGCGGAGCCCTCGGCTGCCCGGCGGAGCGCGGCGGCGGGTGGACGGCCAGTGGTCGGGTCTGCGCTGCCCCGGGGTCTCTGAACGCGAGTTCTAGGCTTTGTCTCCCGCGCTACCTTCGTGCTGACGGTCAGGGGGCTCCGGGTCGGCGAAGGGCGCGGGCAGGACGCCGCGCGGCCCGGGCTCGGACGCGACGCTCGGAAGGGAAGGGGCGGAC aaaaaaagaccaaatggCAAAGCAACCTTCAGATGTAAGTTCTGAGTGTGACAGAGAAGGTGGACAATTGCAGCCTGCTGAGAGGCCTCCTCAGCTCAGGCCTGGGGCCCCTACCTCTCTACAGACAGAGCAGCAAG ACAGGAGCCCGGCACCCATGAGTTGTGACAAATCAACACAAACCCCAAGTCCTCCTTGCCAGGCCTTCAACCATTATCTCAGTGCAATGG
- the BCL2L11 gene encoding bcl-2-like protein 11 isoform X4 produces the protein MFPAAAAAAGAARARSAARGALGCPAERGGGWTASGRVCAAPGSLNASSRLCLPRYLRADGQGAPGRRRARAGRRAARARTRRSEGKGRTKKDQMAKQPSDVSSECDREGGQLQPAERPPQLRPGAPTSLQTEQQGNPEGEGDRCPQGSPQGPLAPPASPGPFATRSPLFIFVRRSSLLSRSSSGYFSFDTDRSPAPMSCDKSTQTPSPPCQAFNHYLSAMGLFE, from the exons ATGttcccggcggcggcggcggcggccggggcaGCGCGGGCCAGAAGCGCGGCGCGCGGAGCCCTCGGCTGCCCGGCGGAGCGCGGCGGCGGGTGGACGGCCAGTGGTCGGGTCTGCGCTGCCCCGGGGTCTCTGAACGCGAGTTCTAGGCTTTGTCTCCCGCGCTACCTTCGTGCTGACGGTCAGGGGGCTCCGGGTCGGCGAAGGGCGCGGGCAGGACGCCGCGCGGCCCGGGCTCGGACGCGACGCTCGGAAGGGAAGGGGCGGAC aaaaaaagaccaaatggCAAAGCAACCTTCAGATGTAAGTTCTGAGTGTGACAGAGAAGGTGGACAATTGCAGCCTGCTGAGAGGCCTCCTCAGCTCAGGCCTGGGGCCCCTACCTCTCTACAGACAGAGCAGCAAGGTAATCCTGAAGGCGAAGGGGACCGCTGCCCCCAAGGCAGCCCTCAGGGCCCGCTGGCCCCACCAGCCAGCCCCGGGCCTTTTGCTACCAGATCCCCGCTTTTCATCTTTGTCAGAAGATCCTCCCTGCTGTCTCGATCCTCCAGTGGGTATTTCTCTTTTGACACAGACAGGAGCCCGGCACCCATGAGTTGTGACAAATCAACACAAACCCCAAGTCCTCCTTGCCAGGCCTTCAACCATTATCTCAGTGCAATGG